The Tripterygium wilfordii isolate XIE 37 chromosome 17, ASM1340144v1, whole genome shotgun sequence genome has a window encoding:
- the LOC119981694 gene encoding transmembrane protein 64-like: MLPSEELGKEGANSQHYSIEDNEYVRLVISNEPGATEADMLSSQANTRIDTSIWWLRALFLSIVVIICLLILVKWGVPFVFEKVLLPMMQWEATAFGRPVLALVLVASLALFPVFLIPSGPSMWLAGMIFGYGFGFLIIMVGTTIGMVLPYWIGLLFRDRIHQWLQKWPKKAAILRLAAEGSWFHQFRVVAIFRVSPFPYTIFNYAIVVTSMRLWPYLCGSVAGMVPEAFIYIYSGRLIRTFADVHYGNRHMTTVEIVYNIISLIVAVITTVAFTVYAKRALKKLERSETGKEARDFNHGSLEMEKLPLE; this comes from the exons ATGCTCCCGTCTGAGGAGTTGGGGAAAGAAGGTGCAAACTCTCAGCATTACTCTATTGAAGACAATGAGTATGTTAGATTGGTTATATCCAATGAACCAGGTGCGACTGAAGCTGATATGCTATCATCTCAGGCAAACACTAGGATTGACACTTCCATTTGGTGGCTCAGAGCCTTATTTCTTTCCATTGTTGTTATCATCTGTCTTCTCATACTCGTGAAATGGGGAGTGCCATTTGTTTTTGAGAAG GTTCTCCTCCCAATGATGCAATGGGAAGCTACTGCATTTGGTCGTCCAGTTCTTGCCCTTGTGCTTGTTGCTTCTCTTGCATTATTTCCTGTGTTCTTAATTCCTTCAGGGCCTTCCATGTGGTTGGCTGGAATGATCTTTGGATATGGTTTTGGGTTTCTTATAATTATGGTTGGAACAACTATCGGGATGGTCCTACCTTATTGGATTGGACTACTATTCCGTGATCGCATTCAT CAATGGTTACAAAAATGGCCGAAGAAAGCTGCTATACTTAGACTTGCTGCCGAGGGGAGCTGGTTCCATCAATTTCGAGTAGTTGCCATCTTTAGGGTTTCACCATTTCCTTACACTATTTTCAATTATGCAATAGTGGTAACAAGTATGAGATTGTGGCCCTACCTATGCGGTTCAGTTGCTGGCATGGTTCCAGAAGCTTTCATCTACATCTACAG TGGAAGGTTGATAAGGACGTTTGCAGATGTGCACTATGGAAACCGTCACATGACTACGGTGGAGATTGTATACAACATTATATCCCTCATCGTTGCAGTCATCACCACAGTTGCCTTCACAGTTTATGCTAAAAGAGCGTTAAAGAAGCTTGAGAGGTCTGAGACCGGAAAAGAAGCCCGTGACTTTAACCATGGTAGTCTTGAGATGGAAAAGCTTCCACTTGAATGA
- the LOC119982638 gene encoding serine/arginine-rich splicing factor RS31-like isoform X2, whose translation MFISPSHHLFSGFAFVYFEDERDAADAIRGLDNMPFGHDRRRLSVEWARGERGRHRDGSRSMPNQRPTKTLFVINFDPIRTRVDDIERHFEKYGRLASVRIRRNFAFVQFETQEDATKALECTHMTKILDRVVSVEYALRDDDERGDRYDSPRRGGYARRGDSPYGRSPSPVNRKRRSPDYGRARSPVYDRYDGPAYDRHRSPDHGRFRSRSPIRRSRT comes from the exons ATGTTCATCAGCCCATCACATCACCTATTTTCAG GCTTTGCTTTTGTCTACTTTGAGGATGAGCGTGATGCTGCTGATGCCATTCGTGGACTTGACAATATGCCATTTGGTCATGACAGGCGCAGGCTGTCAGTGGAGTGGGCCAGG GGAGAACGTGGCCGACATCGTGATGGGTCAAGGTCAATGCCGAATCAGAGGCCTACAAAAACCTTGTTTGTGATCAACTTTGATCCAATTCGCACAAGGGTTGATGATATCGAAAGACACTTTGAAAAGTATGGAAGGCTTGCAAGTGTACGGATTAGGCGGAATTTCGCATTTGTTCAGTTTGAAACACAGGAAGATGCTACCAAAGCCCTTGAATGTACTCATATGAC CAAAATCTTGGATAGGGTCGTCTCCGTTGAGTATGCTCTGAGGGATGATGATGAAAGGGGAGATAGATATGATAGTCCTAGAAGAGGTGGCTATGCTAGGCGTGGGGATAGTCCTTATGGAAGATCCCCAAGTCCTGTAAATCGTAAGCGAAGAAGTCCTGATTATGGTCGAGCTCGCAGTCCTGTTTATGATCGGTATGATGGCCCAGCATATGACAGGCACAGGAGTCCTGATCATGGCAGATTCCGCAG CCGATCCCCAATTAGGAGATCAAGGACGTGA
- the LOC119982566 gene encoding endoglucanase 25-like, with the protein MYGRDPWGGALEINAADSATDDDRSRNLQDLDRAALSSRPLDETQQSWLLGPGEQKKKKYVDLGCIIVSRKIFVWTVGTLLFSAFIAGFVTLIVKTVPRHHHSKAAPDNYTLGLQKALMFFNAQRSGKLPKHNNVSWRGNSCLRDGKSDPSTMFKDLSGGYFDAGDTIKFNFPGSFAMTMLSWSVIEYSAKYEAAGELNHVKEIIKWGTDYFLRSFNSSADSIDRIAAQVGVGDTSGGSTTPNDHYCWMRPEDIDYPRPVTECHSCSDLAAEMAAALASASIVFKDNKVYSQKLVHGAKTLFKFSREQRGRYSAGGSDAATFYNSSMYWDEFIWGGAWLYYATGNNTYLSLATAPGLAKHAGAFWGGPDYGILSWDNKLAGAQLLLSRLRLFLSPGYPYEEMLRTFHNQTSIVMCSYLPIFSSFNRTKGGLIQLNHGRPQPLQYVVNAAFLATLFSDYLEAADTPGWYCGPTFYSTDVLREFAKTQIDYILGKNPRKMSYVVGFGNHYPKHVHHRGASIPKNKIKYNCKGGWKWRDSKNPNPNTIVGAMVAGPDKHDGFRDVRTNYNYTEPTLAGNAGLVAALVALSGEKSTRIDKNTIFSAVPPMFPTPPPPPAPWKP; encoded by the exons ATGTATGGGAGGGATCCTTGGGGGGGTGCGTTGGAGATAAACGCGGCGGATTCAGCCACCGATGATGACCGGAGCAGGAACCTTCAGGATCTTGATAGGGCTGCACTTTCTTCAAGGCCTCTGGATGAGACACAGCAGAGTTGGCTTTTGGGTCCTGGagagcagaagaagaagaagtatgtgGATCTGGGTTGTATCATTGTTAGTCGCAAGATCTTTGTCTGGACTGTCGGGACTCTCCTCTTCTCTGCCTTCATTGCCGGATTTGTTACTCTTATTGTCAAGACTGTTCCTCGCCACCACCACTCTAAGGCTGCTCCTGACAACTACACTCTTGGACTCCAAAAGGCACTTATGTTCTTCAACGCCCAACGCT CGGGTAAACTCCCGAAGCATAACAATGTGTCATGGAGAGGTAATTCTTGCCTTAGAGATGGCAAGTCAGATCCATCGACCATGTTTAAAGACCTGTCTGGGGGATACTTCGATGCTGGGGATACCATCAAGTTCAATTTCCCTGGATCATTTGCCATGACCATGTTGAGCTGGAGTGTTATTGAGTACAGCGCCAAATATGAAGCTGCCGGTGAGCTCAACCATGTTAAGGAAATCATTAAGTGGGGCACTGATTACTTTCTCAGGTCCTTCAATAGCTCGGCTGATAGCATTGACAGGATAGCTGCTCAG GTTGGTGTAGGGGATACTTCCGGTGGAAGCACAACTCCTAATGATCATTACTGCTGGATGCGTCCTGAGGACATTGATTACCCACGACCAGTGACTGAATGCCACAGTTGCTCGGATCTCGCTGCAGAAATGGCAGCTGCGTTAGCTTCTGCATCCATTGTTTTCAAAGACAACAAAGTCTACTcccaaaaacttgttcatggTGCCAAAACACTGTTTAAGTTCTCGAGGGAACAGCGGGGCAGATATAGTGCAGGTGGTTCAGATGCTGCAACCTTTTATAATTCCTCTATGTATTGGGATGAGTTTATATGGGGTGGAGCTTGGCTTTATTATGCAACTGGAAACAATACTTACCTTTCGCTTGCTACTGCTCCTGGTCTTGCTAAGCATGCCGGTGCTTTCTGGGGAGGTCCTGACTATGGTATACTTAGCTGGGACAATAAGCTTGCTGGTGCTCAG CTGCTTTTGAGTCGTTTGAGATTGTTCTTGAGCCCTGGGTATCCATATGAAGAAATGTTGAGGACATTTCACAATCAGACGAGCATAGTCATGTGTTCCTACCTACCAATTTTCTCCAGCTTTAATAGAACCAAAG GTGGTTTGATACAGTTAAATCATGGAAGGCCACAGCCTCTTCAGTATGTTGTCAATGCAGCCTTCTTAGCCACTTTATTCAGTGACTATCTTGAAGCTGCTGATACACCTGGGTGGTACTGTGGACCAACTTTCTATTCAACTGATGTGCTGCGTGAATTTGCCAAGACTCAG ATTGATTATATACTTGGCAAAAATCCTCGCAAAATGAGCTATGTTGTGGGCTTCGGTAATCATTACCCAAAGCATGTCCACCATAGAGGCGCATCCATCCCTAAGAATAAGATCAAATATAACTGCAAAGGAGGATGGAAATGGAGAGACTCTAAAAACCCCAACCCAAATACAATTGTGGGAGCAATGGTTGCTGGCCCAGACAAGCATGATGGTTTCCGCGATGTACGTACTAACTATAACTATACAGAGCCAACTCTTGCTGGCAATGCTGGGTTGGTGGCTGCTCTTGTCGCTCTGTCTGGTGAAAAGAGTACCAGGATTGACAAGAACACCATTTTCTCTGCTGTTCCTCCTATGTTTCCcactccaccaccacctccagcTCCGTGGAAACCTTGA
- the LOC119982640 gene encoding calcium-binding protein KIC, translating into MENMNKGAAKTTTTSGKGPVTDDQFEDFLPVMAEKLDVEAFVSELCGGFQLLADPDKGLITSESLRRNSALLGMEGMSKEESEAMVREGDLDGDGALNQTEFCVLMVRLSPSMMQDAESWLEKALDQEITKFNG; encoded by the coding sequence ATGGAAAACATGAACAAAGGAGCAGCAAAGACGACAACAACAAGTGGTAAGGGTCCGGTCACAGATGATCAGTTCGAGGATTTCTTACCGGTGATGGCGGAGAAGCTTGATGTGGAGGCTTTTGTGTCTGAACTGTGTGGGGGGTTTCAGCTTCTGGCGGATCCTGACAAGGGTTTGATCACGTCGGAGAGTCTGAGGAGGAATTCCGCACTTCTTGGGATGGAAGGGATGTCGAAAGAGGAATCGGAGGCGATGGTGAGAGAAGGAGATCTTGATGGAGATGGAGCGCTCAATCAGACTGAATTCTGCGTACTCATGGTCAGGCTTAGCCCTTCCATGATGCAAGATGCTGAGTCTTGGCTGGAAAAGGCCCTTGATCAGGAGATAACCAAATTTAATGGTTAA